The sequence CGCTCGGCGCACACAGCGCCTGGTTCCTCTGGGCCGATGAGGGATCGACCGCATCGGCCCTGTATGCCAAGACCGGGTTCGCCGCGACCCGCACATTCGACATCCTGCGCGCAGAGATCGGAGAGAGCAATGTCTAACACCGTCATCGCGGTCGGCGGCCACATCGGCGACATGGAGCTGACGGCGGGCCCCACACTCGCCAAGGTCGTCCTCGAGGGCGGCCGCGCCATCATCGTCGACTGCACCTACGGCGAGCGCGGGCATCCGACGGTCGCACCGAGCGTCTACCGCGAGCAGAAACTCCACGAGGCCCGCTTCTTCGCCGAGACGATCGGCGCTGAGCTGATCACCCTCGACTACTCCGACGGGTTCCTCCCGGACGACGAGGCGGTCGCCGAGCAGATCGCCGAGATCATCCGTGCGACCAAGCCCGATGTCCTGATCACCCACTGGGTGCACTCCATGCACCGGGACCACGAGCGCGCGGCGCAGGCGGCCCTCCGCGGCGCCTTCCTCGCCTCGATCCCCCTTGAGGAGATCGAGGCGGCGCGGCATTCCGTTCCGCGGATCCTGCACGCCGAGAACTGGGAGGACATGGAGGGGTTCGAGGCGGACACGTTCTTCGGCATCCCCGACGAGGCGTTCGACCTCTGGCTCACCGGAATCCAGGAGCACGCCTTCGCGCGCGGCGAGACCTACGGCTTCCGCTTCATCGACTACTACTCCGCGCTCATGCAGGTCAAGGGCTGCCTGGTCGGTGAGCGGCGCGCAGCCGCATTCCGATCTGCGGGGGCCGAGAAGTTCACCCTCGCAGGCCCCTGATCCTCCTCACCCACCCGATACGCACAGAAACGAAGGAACCATGAAGAAATCACTTCTCGCGGTCACCGCTCTGGGGCTCGCGACGACGCTGACCCTCGCCGGCTGCTCCGGCTCTTCCGGTGGCTCCGGCGATGCCGGCGGCTCCCAGGAACTCACATTCCTCACGCACTGGGGACCGGACCAGGTCGCGATGCTGGAGGCCGCCGGCGCGGCGTTCACCGAAAACCATCCCGACATCACCGTCAAGGTGCAGGCGGTCCCGTTCGGCAACCTGCTCTCGACCCTGCGTACGCAGGGTGCGTCGGCGGACGGCCCGGCGATCGTCGGCATCTACGACGCGTGGCTGCCCGAGCTGGTGCGCGACGGCCTCGCCGCTGCCGCGCCCGCCGACGTCGCCGACGAGGTCACGGAGAACTGGCCGGCCGGCGTCGTCTCGGCGGCGAGCAACGGCGGCGACGTGTACGGCATCCCGAACGAGATCGACCTGTACCAGCTCAACTACAACTCCGCGCTGTTCGACGCGGCGGGCATCGCCGAGCCTCCGGCCGATTGGGACGCCCTCGTCGAGGATTCCGCGAAGCTCACCACCGGAGACCAGCAGGGCTTCGGCCTCATCACCGGCTGGAACTCCGGCGTGGTGCATCCGTTCCTGTCGCTGCTCGCGTCGAACGGCGGCTCGTTCCTGAACGAGGAGGGCACGGCTTCCGAGCTGACCAGCCCGGAAGCCCTCGAGACGGCGGAACTGTACGAGAAGCTGGTCGCCGACGGGTCGAGCGACCCCAGGAAGTCGACGGCGAACGCCAACACCACCGGCCCGTACCTCGACGCCTTCGTGAACGGTCAGACCGGCATGATCGTCATGGCCAACTGGTGGGAGAGCGCGCTCCGCGACGGTATGGGCGATGACTTCGAGAACGTCGCCACCGCGCCGATCCCGGTCGGCCCCAGCGGCGATGAGTCCTCGTCGATCTCGTACTCCTGGATGACGATGGTCAACGGCAAGGCTTCCGACGCGCGTCAGAAGGCGGCGTGGGAGTTCCTCACCTACCTCAACGGCCCGGACTCCGGCGAAGCCGGTTCCTCGGCGATGGCCGACATCCTGCTGTCGATGGGGATCCTGCCCACGCGCTCCTCCGACCTGGAGGCGCACGCCGCTGAGCTGGAGACGCCGTTCCTGTCGTCGTACGTGACGGCTCTGGAGAACGCGACCCCGTTCCCGACCGTGCTCGGCGGACCGGCTGCGACCGATGCCCTGCAGCGACAGCTGGAGGCACTCGTGAACGGCCAGGTCGATGCGAAGACGGCGATGGAGAACGCCGCTCGCGACGTCGACGCCGCGCTCAGCGCCGCTCAGTGACACCCCGGCGGGGAGGCGGCCTCGACCGCCTCCCCGCCATCCTCCCGAAAGGCCTGACTTGACGACCCTCGAACGTCCCGCCGCCGCGCCGCCCGTCGCGCGCACCTCGAAGCGCCGGAGCATCGCTTCCACCCGACGCTGGTCGGCGCTGTTCCTCAGCCCGGCGCTGCTCATCATCGGCGTCTTCACCCTCATCCCCACCCTGATGACGGTCTGGATCAGCTTCCACCGCTGGTCGATGTTCACCCCCATCACCGAGATGACGTGGGTGGGGCTCGACAACTACTCCGGGCTGTTCGCCGATGCGACCAGAGTGCAGGCGCTCGGCAACACTGCCCTCTACGTGCTGCTGTCGATCGTCATCACCGTGCCGATCGCCCTGCTGATCGCGCTCCTGCTGTACTTTCCGCGCCTCAAGGGCAAGGGCATCGTGCGGGTGCTGCTCTTCGCGACCTATGTGATCCCGACGATCGCGATCGTGATCATCTGGAGCAACATCTACGCGCCCGGCTACGGCCCGCTGAGCACCATGGTCGCCGCGGTCGGGATAGACCCGCCCGGATGGCTCAGCGACCCGCAGTGGGCCCTGGTCTCGCTCGTGATCTTCAACGTCTGGCAGATGCTCGGCTACTACGTCATCCTGCTCATCGCCGGGCTCACCCAGATCTCCGAGGACCTCTACGAGGCCGCACGCATCGACGGCGCGGGCATCGTCCGTCAGACCTGGTCGATCACGATCCCGCTGCTGCGCCCGTCGCTGGTGTTCGTGGTGCTGATGACGTTCATCAACTCGATCCAGGTGTTCGATCCGATCTACCTCCTCACCCAGGGCGGGCCCGCGAACTCGACCAACATGGTCTCGTTCGAGATCCAGCGCACCGCGTTCCAGTACGGCATGGCCGGTGAGTCCTCGGCCCTCGCGGTCTCGCTGTTCCTCATGATCATCGCCGTCGGCGGGGTCCTCGGCATCATCATGAAGGGACGCACGCGATGAGTCTTCAGACCAGGACCTCGGCCCCGACCTCCACGCCGCCTCGGGCTCCGAAGCCGAAGACGGCGCCGCCCTCTCGGCGTCCGGTTCCGATGCGGCGGCGGCTGTCGACGGCTGGACTCTACGTGCTGCTGGCGATCGTCGCCCTGGTGCCGCTGTTCCCGCTGTACTGGCTGGTGATCTCGGCGCTGAAGTCGCCCGCGGAGTTCTCCCAGATCCCGCCGACCTGGTTCCCGACCGACCCGACGCTCGATCAGGCCGCGACCGCGCTGACGGCGGTGCCGTTCATGCAGTCCATGATGAACAGCCTCATCATCGCCGGCGGCAGCACACTCAGTGTCCTCGCCACCAGCATCCTTGCGGGGTACGTGTTCGCCAAGCACACCTTCAAGGGGCGCGATCTGCTCTTCTGGTCGATCGTCGCGACGATGTTCCTGCCCCCGATCGTGACCCTGGTGCCGCTGTACTACCTGGTCAACAGCATGGGACTCTCCGACACGTATCTCGGCGTGATGCTGCCGTGGTTGGCGAACGCGTTCGGCATCTTCCTGATGCGGCAGTTCATCCGCGACATTCCGGACGAACTCATCGAAGCGGCCAGGATGGACGGCGCCGGAGAGTTCCGGATCGTCTGGCAGTTCGTCGTTCCGCTGCTGAAGCCCGCGATCGTCACGCTCGCCGTCTTCATGTTCGTCTATGCGTGGAACAACTTCATCTGGCCGCTCTCGATCCTGCGTTCGGAGGCGCTCTACCCGGTGGTCCTGACCCTGAACAGGCTCATGTCCTACACGATGAGCTTCGAGTATCAGAACGTGGTGCTGGCCGGTGCGATCATCGCGTCGCTTCCGACGCTCCTGGTGTTCCTGGTCACGCAGCGGGTGTTCGTCGCCGGAATCGCCGCCAGCGGTGTGAAGGGCTGACGCTCACGCCGCAGCCCCCGGCACGGTGCCGCCCGTCCGCTCGACCTCGTCGATGCGGGCGGGCGGCGCTGTTCCGATCGAGCCCGCCGTGCGCAGGAAGACGATGATCCAGCTGAAGATCAGCACTGCGGCGATGAGTTCGACCGCGGTGAGGTTGTAGTAACCGACCGCGAAGAATGCGGCCAGCAGGATGATCACGAGCACGAAAGCCCAGCCGAAACCCACGAACACCTTCGGGATGCTGGGCAGGAGCCACGGCAGTCCCACCACGACGACGCCGAACACGACCGTCATACCGGTCGCGACGGTGTTGTGCAGGAGGAAGAACTCGTCGACGGGGAACAGCCCGACGCAGGCGAGGAAGATCCCCAGGAGGATCAGACCTCCGCGCACGAGGATCCGTCCGCGGCGGTCGGCGGGATCGTCGGCGGGGAGCCCGGCTGTCGCGTACCGGGCGATGGTCGTCACCATGATGCCGGCGATGATCAGGGTCGCGTTGAAGGCCACGGACGAGCTGTTGCTGCTCATCCCGAGCGCCGACAGGTTGTCGCGCCACCAGTGCACGTCGCTGGAGGCGAGCATGCTGGCGAAGGCGCCGACGACGAGGAAGACCGCGAGCACGAGCGAGAGGACCATGGGCGTGAGCGCCACCGCGCTGAGAAACGAGACGTAGCCGGTCAGAGCGAACGCGACCGCCACCAGCACCGCGCCGGGGAAGGCGAACACCGGCGCATCCGTGAAGCTCCGCTCGAGGAGCTCCGCGACGCCGAGCCAGCCGAGGTAGGCGATCGCCGCGTGCGCGAACGCGATGGCGGCGAGGTCGTACCAGCGCAGTCGATCGCCCGGCACGGTGAAGCCGTCGCGGACCGCGGCCGGATCCACCTGATCCGGCCGCACCGCGATGCGTCCGAGGGCGAAGGCGATGGCCGCGGTGATCGCTCCGCCGAACGCGGCGAAGACACCGATCGAACCGCTGCCGCTGATCGCCAGATCATGTCCCCAGAACACCGGGAGCGCGACGAGGAAGCCGATCACGACGAACCCGGCGCCGACGATCAGCGCGGTCGCCTCGAACACGGCATCCGCCGTGTCGGGACCCCGCACCTGCCGCAGCACCTGCACGACTCTCTTCGCGAGTGCATTCATCGTCCGTGCCTCCCGGTCCACATCATAGAAGTCGGCAGGCGTCCGATCCGCCCCGCACTAGCCTGGAGGGGTGCCCCAGACTCTCGCCGCCCGCGCCGTCCTTCTCGACATGGACGGGACCCTCGTCGATTCGACAGCTGTCGTGGAGCGGCTCTGGCTCGCCTGGGCGGAGCCGCACGGCATCGACCGCGAAACGGTGCTCCGCGTCGTGCACGGCCGCCAGGGTCACCAGAGCATGGCGATCATGCTGCCCGAGCGCGACCATGCCATCAACCTCCGCGAGAACGAGGTCATGCTCGCCACGGAGGCGAGTGATGTCGACGGTGTGATCGAGATCCCGGGCGCACGGGCGCTGCTCGAGGCGCTGCAGCCGTTCCCGCACGCGATCGTCACCTCCGCCAACGTCGCCCTCATGACCGCTCGGATGCAGGCCGCCGGGCTCACCGTCCCCGAGCGCAGCGTGACCGCCGAAGACGTCTCCGCCTCCAAGCCCGATCCCGAGGGATTCGTCCGCGCCGCGGGCCTGCTGGGGATCGACCCAGCGGACTGCATCGTGTTCGAGGACTCCGGCGCGGGAATCCAGGCGGGTCTCGCGGCCGGTATGCGGGTCGTCGGCGTCGGGAAGCACGCGGCAGCACACAACCCGACAGTCCTGGTCACGGATCTCTCACAGGTGGCTGTGACCCCCACCGCGACCGGCTTCGAGATCACGATCTCCTGACGACGGTCGCTCCCCCGCGAGCGCCGCACCCCGCCGCACCCCGCCGCACCCCGCCGCACCCCGCCGCTACGATGAGGCGATGCGACGTTTCCCCGCCTCGGTGTTCGGCATCGGCGAAGAACCCGATCCGCGTTTCTCTCTGGCGAACGAGCGCACGTTCCTCGCGTGGACCCGCACCGGCCTCGCGCTGATCGCGGGTGGCGTCGCCCTCGAAGTCCTGGGCCTCGACCTGCACGCCGGTTTCCGCCTCGCGGCCTCACTGCTGCTGATGATCACCGGCACGGCGGTCGCGCCCCTCGCCTGGTGGGAGTGGATGCGCG is a genomic window of Microbacterium maritypicum containing:
- a CDS encoding PIG-L deacetylase family protein translates to MSNTVIAVGGHIGDMELTAGPTLAKVVLEGGRAIIVDCTYGERGHPTVAPSVYREQKLHEARFFAETIGAELITLDYSDGFLPDDEAVAEQIAEIIRATKPDVLITHWVHSMHRDHERAAQAALRGAFLASIPLEEIEAARHSVPRILHAENWEDMEGFEADTFFGIPDEAFDLWLTGIQEHAFARGETYGFRFIDYYSALMQVKGCLVGERRAAAFRSAGAEKFTLAGP
- a CDS encoding extracellular solute-binding protein yields the protein MKKSLLAVTALGLATTLTLAGCSGSSGGSGDAGGSQELTFLTHWGPDQVAMLEAAGAAFTENHPDITVKVQAVPFGNLLSTLRTQGASADGPAIVGIYDAWLPELVRDGLAAAAPADVADEVTENWPAGVVSAASNGGDVYGIPNEIDLYQLNYNSALFDAAGIAEPPADWDALVEDSAKLTTGDQQGFGLITGWNSGVVHPFLSLLASNGGSFLNEEGTASELTSPEALETAELYEKLVADGSSDPRKSTANANTTGPYLDAFVNGQTGMIVMANWWESALRDGMGDDFENVATAPIPVGPSGDESSSISYSWMTMVNGKASDARQKAAWEFLTYLNGPDSGEAGSSAMADILLSMGILPTRSSDLEAHAAELETPFLSSYVTALENATPFPTVLGGPAATDALQRQLEALVNGQVDAKTAMENAARDVDAALSAAQ
- a CDS encoding carbohydrate ABC transporter permease is translated as MTTLERPAAAPPVARTSKRRSIASTRRWSALFLSPALLIIGVFTLIPTLMTVWISFHRWSMFTPITEMTWVGLDNYSGLFADATRVQALGNTALYVLLSIVITVPIALLIALLLYFPRLKGKGIVRVLLFATYVIPTIAIVIIWSNIYAPGYGPLSTMVAAVGIDPPGWLSDPQWALVSLVIFNVWQMLGYYVILLIAGLTQISEDLYEAARIDGAGIVRQTWSITIPLLRPSLVFVVLMTFINSIQVFDPIYLLTQGGPANSTNMVSFEIQRTAFQYGMAGESSALAVSLFLMIIAVGGVLGIIMKGRTR
- a CDS encoding carbohydrate ABC transporter permease is translated as MSLQTRTSAPTSTPPRAPKPKTAPPSRRPVPMRRRLSTAGLYVLLAIVALVPLFPLYWLVISALKSPAEFSQIPPTWFPTDPTLDQAATALTAVPFMQSMMNSLIIAGGSTLSVLATSILAGYVFAKHTFKGRDLLFWSIVATMFLPPIVTLVPLYYLVNSMGLSDTYLGVMLPWLANAFGIFLMRQFIRDIPDELIEAARMDGAGEFRIVWQFVVPLLKPAIVTLAVFMFVYAWNNFIWPLSILRSEALYPVVLTLNRLMSYTMSFEYQNVVLAGAIIASLPTLLVFLVTQRVFVAGIAASGVKG
- a CDS encoding DUF998 domain-containing protein produces the protein MNALAKRVVQVLRQVRGPDTADAVFEATALIVGAGFVVIGFLVALPVFWGHDLAISGSGSIGVFAAFGGAITAAIAFALGRIAVRPDQVDPAAVRDGFTVPGDRLRWYDLAAIAFAHAAIAYLGWLGVAELLERSFTDAPVFAFPGAVLVAVAFALTGYVSFLSAVALTPMVLSLVLAVFLVVGAFASMLASSDVHWWRDNLSALGMSSNSSSVAFNATLIIAGIMVTTIARYATAGLPADDPADRRGRILVRGGLILLGIFLACVGLFPVDEFFLLHNTVATGMTVVFGVVVVGLPWLLPSIPKVFVGFGWAFVLVIILLAAFFAVGYYNLTAVELIAAVLIFSWIIVFLRTAGSIGTAPPARIDEVERTGGTVPGAAA
- a CDS encoding HAD-IA family hydrolase — protein: MPQTLAARAVLLDMDGTLVDSTAVVERLWLAWAEPHGIDRETVLRVVHGRQGHQSMAIMLPERDHAINLRENEVMLATEASDVDGVIEIPGARALLEALQPFPHAIVTSANVALMTARMQAAGLTVPERSVTAEDVSASKPDPEGFVRAAGLLGIDPADCIVFEDSGAGIQAGLAAGMRVVGVGKHAAAHNPTVLVTDLSQVAVTPTATGFEITIS
- a CDS encoding YidH family protein; this translates as MRRFPASVFGIGEEPDPRFSLANERTFLAWTRTGLALIAGGVALEVLGLDLHAGFRLAASLLLMITGTAVAPLAWWEWMRAERALRQSRPLPGAFSAIVLAVVVTVVGLLVLAGVLWR